GGTCAGCGACTACGTCAGTGCGCTGCCCGACCAGCTCGCCCGCTTCATCGACGCCACCTTCGTCAGCCTCGGTACCGACGGCTACGGCTTGTCCGACACCCGCGAGCAGCTGCGCATCCACTTTGGCGTCGACGCCGACGGGATCACCGACGCCGCCGTGCGGGTGGCCGCCGCCCCGCGGCCGGCCGGTCGGACGTTGACCATCGTCGGCGACCAGGCTCGACCGGCACACGACCCCCTGGTCGCCTGAGAAGGAAACCAGTCATGAGGATCGACTACACCCGCGTCTATCCGGCCGCTCGGCAGGCGATGCTCGGGCTGGAGAGGGCGGTCCACGCCAGCCCACTGGGCCGGCCGCTGCTGGAACTGGGTGAAGATCCGGGCCTCCCAGGTCAACAGCTGCGCGCATTGTCTGGAAGAGCACACCCAGGACGTCCGGGCGCTCGGCGAATCCGACGACCGGATGCACCTGATCGCGGCGTGGCGGGAGACGCCGTGCTCCACCAGTCGGGAACGGGCCGCGCTGGCCTGGTGCGTCGGCAAGCCGCGCCATCCCCACGGCTTCGGCTCGGTGGCAGCGCGGCTCGCCCGCGGCGCCGAGATGCCGATACTCGTCGTCCCCTGACCGGGAGGTAGCCATGATCGTGACCATCGTCGGCGATTTCGCCGACCCGCTGTCGTTCCTGGCCAGCCAGCGCGCCGATCAGATCGCCTCGCTCGGCCTGCATGAGGTCCGCTGGCTGGCCGTCCAAGCCGACCGGAGCCGCCCGATCGGCGGGCGGCTGCTCGACCAAGCTACGGCAGACGAGGCCGGCCGGCTGGCTGTGCCAAGTGAACGGGTCCCGGCCGCCGGCTGGCGCGTGCCGAACAGTGGCGCGGCCACTTCCGCCTACGCCGAGTCGATCAGCGACGGCGCCGCCGACGCCATGCGCCGAGCCTTGTTCGACGCATTGTGGGTCGACGGCCGCCGAGTCGACGATCCGGAAGTCATGCGAGCCATCGCCTTCGCCGTGCTCAACCCCGATCCGCCGGCGGACGCCATCAGGGCCCGCATTCAGGCCAATCAGCCGATCGTGCCGCTCGGCAACCCGGATCCACGCGCGGTCAGCCGCCGGCTCGGTTACCTCGTCACCCTCGCCCGGGGGCCGCTGACCACGGCTGGACAGCACCGCATCGACGCCTGGCGTCACCTGTGGCAGGAGCACGGCGCGCCGAGCCTGCCGCTGCTGCTCACCAAGGGCGGCGACACCCTGTCCGGGGAACCGGCGTTGGACTGGCTGGCCGGCTTGCTGCCGAACCGACCCCGCACCGCCTCGAGCCCGGATGCGTCGATGGTGCCGTCCGGCCCGCAACCCGAGCCTGCCGTTGCATGACCTGGCAGCCCCAACCAGGCCGGTCAGCGTCGAAACCCGCACCGCGCCTGGCGCGTCAGGCAGGTGATCGGACCAGCGGACCATCAGCGGGACATCGGCCTCGGCTGACCGGGCGCCGGTCGCGGCATCGACTCGTCATCCCGCTGCTGCTCGCCTACCTCAGCACCGCGCTGGTGGTCGCCGCAGCACCCCGACTGGTCGCGACGCCCCGCTGGCTCGCGCTGCACCTGCTGTTCCTCGGCGCCGCGACCAACGCGATCGTCGTCTACAGCGGCCATTTCGCCGAGACGCTGCTGCACGCCCGGCCGGCCGCTGGGCGGTGGCAGGTGCTGCAGTTGCTCGGCCTGAACGCTGGGGTACTCGCCGTGCTCGCCGGCGTGGCCGCCGGTCAGCACGCCAGCGTCCTCGCCGGCGCCACGCTGGCGGCGGCGGTGACGTCGGCCAGCGCCGGCCGACTCGGCCGGCTGGCCCGGCGCAGCCTCGCCGGCCAACTCCGCCCGACAGTGTGGTTCTACGTCGCCGCCGCCGGCTTCCTCGTCCTCGGAGCGGCAACCGGTGCCCTGCTCGGCACCGGACACGCCGGCGGTGACCGCTCGGCCGCCTACCTGGTGACCCTGCACGCCCACGTCAACCTCTTCGGCTGGATCGGGCTCACCGTGCTCGGCACCCTGTTCATGCTCTGGCCGGCTGCGCTGCGCACCCGGATGGCCGCCGGCGCCCCCGCCGCGGCGTGCCGCACGCTCGCCTGCTGCGGCGGCGGTCTGCTCCTCGCCACCGCCGGCCTACTCGCCCGCCACCCGGGATACGCGGCCGCCGGGATGGCCGGCTACGCCACCGGGATCGGGTTCTCCCTCGATCCGTTCACCCGGGCGGTCCGGCAACGCCGGCCGCAGGACGCCGCATCCGGCTCGCTGGCCGCGGCCACCGGCTGGCTACTCGCCGCCACCGTCTGGGACGTCGCCGCACTCGCCAGCTCCAGCGCTCATATCGACACGGTCGCCAACCGACTGGCCCCCACCCTGGCCCTTGGCCTGGTCGCCCAGGTGCTCGTCGGCGCGCTCAGCTTCCTCCTCCCGGTCCTGCTCGGCGGCGGCCCGGCCGGCGCGAAGCAGGCGGCTCGGCTGCTCAACCGGGCTTGGCCGCCGCGACTCCTGCTCACCAACATCGGGATCTTGCTCAGCATGCCTCCGTTGCCCACCGCCGTACGCGGCGCCGGCTATGCGGCCGCGCTGACCGGACTCGGCAGCTTCCTGCCGCTCGCGGCGATCGCCGTCATAGCCCGGCCCGCCGATGCTGCCCGGGGCTGACCGGGACGTTGCGGCTCGGCCTTGGCCATCGCCCGAGCGCTCTGCCCGCGGCCCTCAGCGGTGAACGAGTCACCCGCCCGCCGGACCCGCACTCGGTTCGACATCGTGATCGGCTCCCAGTCGGTCGAACAACGGGGCCAGACGGTGCAGCTCCTGCAAGTGAAGCTTGGCCAGCCGGCGGATCCGCTGGTCCCCGAGCGCCGTCAACCGGACCCGCACCAACCGGGCATCGTCCGAATCCGGGCAGCGTCGCACGTAGCCGCCGGCCTCCGCCCGCTCGACCAGTTCCCCCGCACTGTGATGCGCGGTCGACAGATAAGCAGACACCTCCCGGATCGTGGGTCCGCGGCGGTCCGGATGACCCTTCACCGCGAGCAGCAGCTGGTGCTGCGCCGGGGTGAGACCCACCTCGATGGCCTGCGCCTCGCTCCAGCGCAGGAACCGGCGCAACCCCGCCCGGAACGTCAGCAGGTCCGTGTACTCCCGTCGGGTCAAACGAACCACCCGGCCAGTCTGCCCTCGTCGGCTTGCTTGTGAGCGGCGTTTCGCTCCTATCCGCGCCCGGGCCGCCCTCGGGCTCGGCTTCCTCGGCGTTTACGTCGACCCGGCCCGCAACGAGGCCGGCCGAGGCGATCGCGACATCAGCGCGGACGGCGCGCCCGTCGCCGCGATGGTTGTGACCGCGCGCGAGGACCTCGAGATCGCCCGGCAGGTCCGCACGCTGATCCCCGTCGGGTGAGCGCTCCGGGGACCTTCTCCCCTAGCCGGGGCGTTCGCGCCGTGCGGTGCTGGTGTGGTGTTCGTCCAAGCGCACCTCGCGGTGCCGCTGCCGATCGCGACGGCGGTGGAGCGGCTGCGGCACGCGCTGGCGCACGAGCAACTCGGCGCGGCGTCGGACGGCGCGTACGCGCAGGGCCTGAGCGTGCTCGCACGGGTGGGGCCGCTCGGCCCTCAAGTCGGCTTGTCCAAGCAGGTGCGGCTGCAGGTCCTCGAGCCGCGACCTGTGGGCGAGGGGATGCGGGTGCCGCTGCGCTGGGTGGCGACTGG
This genomic stretch from Mycobacteriales bacterium harbors:
- a CDS encoding carboxymuconolactone decarboxylase family protein is translated as MKIRASQVNSCAHCLEEHTQDVRALGESDDRMHLIAAWRETPCSTSRERAALAWCVGKPRHPHGFGSVAARLARGAEMPILVVP
- a CDS encoding MarR family winged helix-turn-helix transcriptional regulator; this translates as MVRLTRREYTDLLTFRAGLRRFLRWSEAQAIEVGLTPAQHQLLLAVKGHPDRRGPTIREVSAYLSTAHHSAGELVERAEAGGYVRRCPDSDDARLVRVRLTALGDQRIRRLAKLHLQELHRLAPLFDRLGADHDVEPSAGPAGG